The following is a genomic window from Paralichthys olivaceus isolate ysfri-2021 chromosome 3, ASM2471397v2, whole genome shotgun sequence.
GTCTAAGTGCCGATGATGGCTGCCTTACATAACCTGCATTAGTTTAGAGTTTATGATGTTTCCGTTATCAGAAAATAACACTATGCATACGCAAGATGCATTAAGCATATGAATTGTAggggaattttaaaaaaagacaagctAATAGACGAAGTCTATCTATTCGGGTTTTCCACTGGGCAGTGACAAACATTTTTGTCAAAATTCCTGGTTATGATCAGAACCATTTTTAGAAGTCAATGTAGAAACCTgcaaaaattaataaaataaatcggAGACTGTTACGTCTGtgcactgcagaaaaacaagtAAGGACAGGGCTAATGGCATAATATGCGCACCAGTAATCAGTAGTCTGAGCGGGCCACAGAATTTTGTCAACTGAGACCAATTTTACACATAATATAAAAAGTGTCACCATTTTTGTTACAACATGCATCCAGTGGTTGTGTACGGTCTGAAGTCTCTGCCCTCCAGAGGGATCCTTTAGTTACAAGCTGGTTTTCTATGTGAACGTATGGTTTAAAGAACTATATTTCTGGCCTCACAGAATCTAGTTGTAGTTTTTATCTTGTCCTTAtcctgtgtgatgtgtttttagaTGTTCCACGCTTATCCTCAAATGTCTGTAAGCCCCGGGCAGGGAAACTTCAGATACCCTGTACCACAAGATGGAGCAAAGTGAGTCCACATCTTAATGCATCaatacatttttgatttgtctttcattttgtcatttaacAAACTGCTAATTGTATTCTTCCTGTATAATTAACAAAGTAGTTAGtcagtttaattttattcaCAGTTTGTTACATGTCAGACTGATGACACTACCTTTACATTCTAGTACTTTCATTTCGTCCATTAATTaccttctctctcctttcttctctgttGGGGTGTCAGAGGTTCTCGTTCAGCACGACCCCAGCAGCCTCCCCCTCAGTCCTGGCTCCTGGACCCAGACAGGCCCTCAATCATCAGTGCTACAGAACTGAAGGAGCTGGACAACTTGGACACTGACACTGATGAGGGCTGGGCAGGTCAGTTACTGTACATTATTTATGAAAACAGTGTTAAAATTATCAGAACTATTGTACGATGGATAACCTCTTCTCCTGGTGTGAACATCGAACCTCAATCCTGTCTCTTTCTCATTCCAGGAGCTCAGATGGAGGTGGACTACACAGAGAAACTAAActtcagtgatgatgaggaAAACCAAGCtaataaagaaaaaggagaaaactgGTGAGTATCTTGAGCCTAACATTTTAACATGCATTGTTTAGCCAATTGAGTCCTTATTATGTATGTATAAACCTGCATTACTCTTCTACCAAAACATTTCTTATATTTTTTGATATCCTACCTGCAGAAAGTTTCCATAAAACTACACTTTTATCATGAACTTTTGGAAACCAGTTGGAagaacctgttttttttttctaatccaTGTTGACATTGTTATTCAGGGATTGGATGGGGAAAGTTGAACGTATAAGACCTCGGCCAACAGAAGGTCAGGAGGGATGGAAGGAGGGGTCTGAAGACCGTGGGGGCAATAAGACCTCAAGGGCAGACAACGTAGATCCCAGAGCACCATCACCTGGCAGTATGGGGCAGTACAGTAAATCAACTGCTTCACAAGACTACCAGGTAAAGCTGGACAAGTGCACACTGATCAATTTAGCAGCAATTTGAGCCTGTGTTGTTAATAATATCTTTAATCTCCAGGGTGGGAGTCGTTCTGTTAGTGGAGCAGCTCCCCGTGGGAACAAGCCACAACCTGCATCAGCACCTGGTGCCGATGAGGATTCTGACGCCTGGAGACAGAAGCGTAAGAAGCCTTCAGAGGTTTCTGAAGCTGTTGAACGAGCGaggcggaggagagaggaagaggagcggcGGATGGAAGAACAGAGGCTTGCGGCCTGTGCAGAAAAACTTAAACGTCTCAATGAAAAACACCGCCAGGCAACTGAGGGCAAATCCTCCCCTGCTCAGTCCACTGCCGATGAGGCAGGAGCTGCCCATGAGATTGCCCCCTTATCAGCTCCCGCTCCTGTATCCAGTCCTGTACCTTTGGTCCCAGTTTCACAATCGCAAGCACCAATCATGCAAGCTCCTCTCCCAGAGCAGGTGGatgaagacaaagagaggaTGGAGCAAGAATGGGAGAGAGTTGAACCaagtgcagaggaggaggttcaCTTGCCTCCTCAGCCCAGCCCTCCCGTCCAGAGACCTGTAATCGTCGCTCCAGAACCTCAGAGCGATGGAGAGAACTCTTTGGCTGAGGTCGCCCCCCTAATGGAGGAAAACCAACCTGACAGGACAACAGTGCCTATCCAAGACTATTTCAACATAGAGGACAACAGAGGTGAGCCAGCTCAACCTCAGCTGGGAGTTGTTTGTAAATTATACATGGTTTCAGTTATAAATGGCAATactattgattttgttttcctgcagtggATGAGCCCCACCTGTCTCTGCCTCACATGGACACACCAAGTGGTGAGGATGTCCCTGTGGCACCCCCACAGCTGGAAGGAGAAGCAGCTGCTGCTATGCGTCCATCTCTCACCTCAGGCTATTCCAAACAGTTTCAAAAATCTTTGCCACCTCGTTTCCTCAGACAGCAGGTAAGAGTGTCCACATTCAGCTTCTTTGGTTACAAAGAGCTGAGTGTTGCTGGTTAAATCAATGGGGGGCAGTAAGTAGTGGGCTATTTTCATAACTTTTAAGGGGACTTGGATGTTGAATATTAGTTTGATCTTCCATTTATTGTCAAAGTCGACATAAGAAatgtaagaaaagaaaatgaatggttAATTACACATTTTTCATTGCGAATCTGATGATCAAATCATGTGTGAAGTGCATGTGGGGGGCTAATGGTATTGGTGTACTGAGAGCAGTATTTTGAGGGTCTTCAGTTGTTAAAGCACATATGTTTAGGCTTGGGTTGGAACAAATAGTGTTTAGATATTCAAAAATCAGTACTATTTGAATGCTTTAAGTactattcaaatgtttattttgatacattttataaatgcGTTGGTTCAGGCTACCTGCATAAGACAATTTAGTGCGTGGGTCACACTAGGTGTGCAGCATGTGTCAGCTGCATCACAGATGTACTGCTGCTCACACACGTGTTGTCCAAATAAGGAATGTGCCcctttttacatttaacaaCATAGTTAACCCTTCTGCCAAGAAAGAGAGCGatgcacacagagaggaaaagagtgtTCACCAGAAAAACAATCTGCGCTTCAAatgatgttttaatgtgtttgtgaataatGTACAGATAAAGGCATTGAAACACTAGTTAAAGGTGTACTGTTGCTGGTATGATGTCAAAATGAGACCCTGAATCTCTAGAAGAGCCACACTGCATGGTACATAACAATAGGATACATTTTATTAGagatttaattatatatttttttaatataatgaaCTATGTTGTACTGTATATAtcctaaaaaaacaattaacttTAATGTGCTTACTGTTCCTCTTTGGTCTTTTAGGAGCAGATGAAGCAGCAACAAtggcaacaacagcaacagcagagtGGGGGCTCAGTGTCCCCATCAGGTGGTGGCGCTGTTCCAActtcacagcaacaacagcaacaccGCTCCATGTATCAACCTATGGGCCCCCACCACCAGCACCTGGCCTCCATGGGTTTTGACCCCCGCTGGCTAATGATGCAGTCCTACATGGACCCTCGCATGATGTCAGGACGTCCTCCAATGGACATACCAACTAATATTCACCCTGGTAGGGAGATATGTTGATTATACATGGAGACTTTACTGAATGAGTGCGTAGGTTTATGATCAGTGAGCCGTTAAATGTGTCATACTGCCTGTTCAAAGTCACTCTCATATGCTTTTCAGGGCGGATGCCTCCAAAGCAGATTGTGCGCAGAGAGCCTGGTGACAactccagctccagctcagaCTCCTTTGACCACTTGACCCGGCCAATTCGTGACCATGGCCTTCCCTCAGACTCACGTATGGTATGGGGATCAGATCCATACCCACAATCAGAGCCCTTACCTTCTGTAACTCCTCCAAAAGGACGCAATGATACCAAGGAGCAGAGGTAAAGGATATTTAGAAGAAAATATCAGCATACATAAAAGcctttattttaaacatgtgatgcatctatttttttcttttacagaatCGACTCTAGTCTGGATCTGGATAGAGGTCTCCCAGCTATATACCCCCAGGACCACAGTGCATTGGACTCTCGTAAGAGTAACTTCTTCCGGGACCCTACAGAGTCCCTGTCAACATTTACCCAGGGCCCAGAGGACTCATCTGGGCCTCTAGACAGGGTCTCTGTAGCCTCAGCTTTTGATTCTGAGGAACCAGGCCTACCGAGTGGGGAAGAAGTAGAGGCTCTTGGTCAAGCTATGCTCCAAAGGAGCGTCTCCCAGGGCTCCAGTCACTCCCTCAAGCTTGATGAGCCCAGGTTTGATGGGTTACCCCTGGGAACAAAATCACTAGACCCACAGGACACAGGTGAAAGAGCTGAAGATAAGCCCCAAAATGAACTCTACTCCCAGGCTTCAGTGACGAACAACAGGGCTACACCTCCTGCTGATGGGTTACACAAACAAGAGAAGCTGCCTCTGCCAGTCCCCAGCAAGCAGAAAGCTGAGCTGCGCTGGGGCGGGAGATCAGGTGCTGGACGCAGAGACGGACCAGGTGGGGAAAGACCAGTCCGCAGGTCTGGGCCAATAAAGAAACCTGTCCTAAGGGAcatgaaagaagagagggagcaaagagaagagagggagaagcgtcacgagagaggggaaagaggagaaagatcCAAAAAAGATCAGTCATCCAAAGCtccttctgcagctgctgttttgtcTGAGGGTTCCAGACCTCAGAGTGAAGGGAAGAGAGAATCTACAGAGCTTGAGGAAACATCGGCTGGCCATCAGAGAGTCAGAGACTCTCAGCCTTCATCCGGGCctcccacttcttcttctcaggAGGAGAAAGCAGACAAACCACCCAGCAATGACAAACATCCAGAACCCAAGCTGCCTTCCAGGAAAGAGTCCAATCTTCCTCCGCGTGCCTACCGACGggacgacagagagagagaacgtgagagggagagggataGGGACACGgacaaggacagagacagagatagagaatGGCCTGCTGACTCAAGTTTCAAAGGACGTGGCAGAGGGGAGTATTACTCTAGAGGACGCAGCTACCGAGGTACTTACGGTGGTCGAGGCAGGGGGAGTCGCGGCAGGAGTCGAGCAGAGTACCCTTACAGAGAGCCCCGGTCACGCTCTGATTTACCTTCTGTGGGAGGTGCTGCTGCCTTTCGCAATAGGGAAGAAAGCGAAACACGCAGTGAAAGCTCAGACTTTGAGGTTATTCCAAAACGCAGACGACGACGGGGTTCAGATACAGATTCTGAAAGTGAAGGTGGGAGGGAGTCTGCCAGTGATACTGGACCCTCTGACCGTGAACCTAGCACCAAACCTAGCCGTCCACTAAGACGAGAACTGCCTGGCGAGGGCCGGTCTGGGCCCCACAAGCCAGGCTTTGGACCTCCTAACATGGGAGAAAAGGCTGGATTCAGAGGGGATGATGAAAGTAGGCCCAAGCCAGGATTCCTTCCTAAAGGAGAACCTTCTCGACGAGGGAGAGGTGGATTATACAGTAGAAGAGGTGGAGCAAGGGAACGTGGTGGCCCTCGCTCTGCTCCTCTTAGACGGCCAATGCCCAGAGAGTCCTCCTCTCAGTGGCCCTCTAAACCCATGGAGACATTCAGGCCTGAGGAAATGGAGTCAGGATCAAGATATGACAATCCTCCCACTGATCGACGGCCACCTAAGTCTGAGGGCAAGAAATTTGTGGACgggccacagagcagcagagaaaggcCTCGTAGATCCCGACCAGCAAGGCCCCCCAGGCAAGATAAACCCCCCCGCTTCAGGCGCTTGAAGGAGCGGGAGGCGGCAGTGTTGGGTAGTGGAGAAACAGCCTCAAGTCTGCCTGCCCCGTTACCCCCACTGCCTGCTAATGCTGCCAGGTCTGCCCCAATATCCCTCTCCCCAACCCTGTCTAGAGCTCCAGGAACCCCTGTTACCATGCCTGCAGAAGCGGCTGCAACAATGTCTGCACCTGACCTGCCCTCTAGTATTGAAGCACCCTTACCTGAGACCAGCAGCCCCACAATCGCTGCGGTCGGTACCAAGTCCCCTGACCTGTCCAATCAGAACTCTTCAGATCAAGCCAATGAGGAATGGGAGACTGCTTCTGAAAGCAGCGACTTCAACGAAAGGAGAGAGcgagaagagaggaaaggagcAGCGGAGGCCAGTAATGAAGCCACCACTGCCTCTGCTGTGGCACCTGCACTCCCTCAGGGCTCTTTAACCCCCAATAAAAGCCCACCTGATGGAGGGGTGACTCAAAGACGTGATGGTGCTCCTGCAGCCAAGAGGAGTTTCTCCAGTCAGAGGCCGACGGAGAGACAGAATCGTAGAGGCAACAGTGGAGCCAAACCAGGCCGGAGCTACGCAGGGGGCAAaggggagagaaggggaggggccAAAGCAGGGCGCAAAGGGTGAGTTGGAAACAATCAGGCTTTTGTCTTATGTTAAGCATTTACTCTGTCTGCTTCCATTAACACTTGCACAATGGAGTTGACTAAATGAACTGTGTGCAGCAGAATAACATGGCAGGTTTATTCACACACAATTAACCTTTTGTATACTAATCGTTAATTACTATTCCGCCCAATTAATGACTGCACTAAATAATAATAGAGCACAATCAGCATACAGTACATCAGTAAGCTGTGAATATTTTCTGTGAAGATTggaatatgtttttaattaaccTCTAGTGTACTATAATTAGccattgaaatgttttggttAAGTATGGCATCAGTGTGGTGGTATTTATAGACTACCTGAACAacgagaaaatgttttttccttttattgtcATCAACACTTCGTGTCCAgtggtttctttgttttctcttactTCAGTCAgaggatgttttaaaaaaaaaaaggaatagttttttcatttgcatatgaGATGTATTAGTTCAAATCCCATGTCagtacatttttacacatgAGCATGCTAAGTTTCTCAGGCCTTGTTTACCTCCACATTGTTTTTCTCATGAACATTTTGGTTTGTCAGTGTCTTTTGATTATTCTCAATTTTTACTTCTGTCTCTCAACGTATCACACAAACAGCCCTCTAGCCCACCAGAACTCAGAGTCAGCAGCACCaacagctggaggagcagcccAAAGACCTACAAAAGAGCAGTCTGCCCGTCGCAAAGATGAGACCAAACAGGTCTCCAAGAAGCCCAAGGAGAATGCTCTTTCTCAGTTTGATCTCAACAATTATGCCAGTAAGTAAATACATATATTCTCTGATACTGTTAAGCCTGGAATCTACACTTTGGTCGAGATGCATGTTGTCTAAAAAACACATGTTCTTCTTGTCTGGTCATTGTAGGTGTTGTGATCATTGATGACCACCCAGAGGTCACAACCACAGAGGACCCACAGTCCAGCACCAATGATGATGGCTTCACAGAGGTGGTCTCCCGCAAGCAACAAAAACGCCTTCAGGATGAGGAGAAACGGAAAAAGGAAGAGCAGACAACTCAGGTAGGAACATACAATATGACAGAAGTGTATTACTTTATTGAGAAGGATCTGTATGTCTTAGTATAGTATTAATATAGTTACAACTCTTACAGAACTGGGGTAAAAAGGGCTCTGGTGAGaagagcagaggtggaggaggaaagcTGCCTCCAAGATTTGCTAAAAAACAGTCAtcgcaacaacagcagcagcagcaacaacaacaacagcaacaacaacagcagcaacaacaacaacaacagcagcagcagcagcaacaacatcagcagcagcaacaacaacaacaacaacaacaacagtccTCACAGCCTCAGCCTGTTGCAGCCTCTACTCCCCAGGCTCAACAGCAGCCACCCATTTCTGCCCCCCAGCATCCTCACCTGCCCCCTACCCAACCTGCTGCATCCCCTCAGACTCTGGAAGGAACGGTGGCTCCTCTGCCCACTATCCCCCCTGCTGCTGTGGATTTCACCCCAAAAACCCTTCCCCCCGCACCCACCCAGACGCACAGCACTCTAGGTACAGAACTGTGGGAGAACAAGGTTGCTGGCTCCACTGTCCTTCCTGATGTGAAGAAGCGTGAGTGAATAAGTATATGTTGATGACTTGAATGGATTtatcaaaaaaatgttttaatcatgaATCGTTGTATGCAGGAGTGAATCTGTCAGCCTGTTTTCTAAAAATCTAATCTGTGTATTCCAGTTGGTCCAATCAGCCCTCCTCAGCCGCCTTCTGTGAGTGCCTGGAACAAACCTCTCACCTCCTTTACTGGCACTGTCTCCTCTGAGGTACGCATGTGATCCCTGTTTTTTGTGACTGCAACATCCACCTGCTCTATGataaatcatgaaaataaaatattttgtcattttcatttttagggTGTGAAACCAGGAGCTGATGGCAGTGTAGAGTTGGCAATCGACAGCATTCAGTTTGGAGCACCATCATCTGCAGGCAGCACAGACAGTGATGGCGTTCCAGCATTGATGGAGACGGGCTTGGAAAACAAACTACCTGCTCCCaaagaacagagacagaaacaacctCGAGCTGGCCCAATCAAAACACAGAAGGTAACACTCTTTTCTGCTCATGCTTACACAATCCAGGTTCAAATTAGTTTTGTGAAACTCCCCTACAAACTCCAAAACAGTTAATCTCATTTCCTCCCCAGCTTCCTGAAATGGAACCAGTGGAAACCAAGGAATACAAGCCAGGTCCCATTGGCAAAGAGCGTTCTCTTAAGAACCGCAAGGCCAAAGATGCACGTGGAGGAGAAGGCGAGGGCATGGAGGGAGGAGTTCCTGGAGGAGGCGTCAGCAGAGCCACAGACTCCAGTCCTCCCACCAGTGACACCGCTGTACCAGAGCTGGGAGGAGACATTGAGGGCATGATCACAGTCCCCTCAGCAGACTACATCAGTAACTCAAAGGTATGTCACTGTCACAATTACTGTCACTCAACTATCTTTACTTGCAGTATAACATAAGTAAGTTTATgattataaatgtttgtttccatctcaGGAGTCTGTCACTGACTACaccgccccctcctcctcactggcTGACAGTGTTCCCACAGGAGTCAACAAAATAGAAGAAAGTTTGGTGGCAAATGTGAGTA
Proteins encoded in this region:
- the prrc2c gene encoding protein PRRC2C isoform X3, which encodes MSEKSGQSTKAKDGKTKYATLSLFNTYKGKSLETQKTAVAARHGLQSLGKVAASRRMPPPANLPSLKAENKGNDPNVNIVPKDGSGWASRTEAEGERQQDTPPPQSKPAVIQPPELSIGSSRSWASSKQTQPDGAPRVSSHFHQEFPSLQAAGEAEKDDSQEEEPYGPGPSLRPQNVGSWREGGGRNLNTAPSPPEMENRVPEEGSTSLGTTTPPAEADEPGRNITADSQREKRDGRERPPSTGPPQPKLNGGQQPPAGVPTHFDPAFRSMMPPYMFHAYPQMSVSPGQGNFRYPVPQDGAKGSRSARPQQPPPQSWLLDPDRPSIISATELKELDNLDTDTDEGWAGAQMEVDYTEKLNFSDDEENQANKEKGENWDWMGKVERIRPRPTEGQEGWKEGSEDRGGNKTSRADNVDPRAPSPGSMGQYSKSTASQDYQGGSRSVSGAAPRGNKPQPASAPGADEDSDAWRQKRKKPSEVSEAVERARRRREEEERRMEEQRLAACAEKLKRLNEKHRQATEGKSSPAQSTADEAGAAHEIAPLSAPAPVSSPVPLVPVSQSQAPIMQAPLPEQVDEDKERMEQEWERVEPSAEEEVHLPPQPSPPVQRPVIVAPEPQSDGENSLAEVAPLMEENQPDRTTVPIQDYFNIEDNRVDEPHLSLPHMDTPSGEDVPVAPPQLEGEAAAAMRPSLTSGYSKQFQKSLPPRFLRQQEQMKQQQWQQQQQQSGGSVSPSGGGAVPTSQQQQQHRSMYQPMGPHHQHLASMGFDPRWLMMQSYMDPRMMSGRPPMDIPTNIHPGRMPPKQIVRREPGDNSSSSSDSFDHLTRPIRDHGLPSDSRMVWGSDPYPQSEPLPSVTPPKGRNDTKEQRIDSSLDLDRGLPAIYPQDHSALDSRKSNFFRDPTESLSTFTQGPEDSSGPLDRVSVASAFDSEEPGLPSGEEVEALGQAMLQRSVSQGSSHSLKLDEPRFDGLPLGTKSLDPQDTGERAEDKPQNELYSQASVTNNRATPPADGLHKQEKLPLPVPSKQKAELRWGGRSGAGRRDGPGGERPVRRSGPIKKPVLRDMKEEREQREEREKRHERGERGERSKKDQSSKAPSAAAVLSEGSRPQSEGKRESTELEETSAGHQRVRDSQPSSGPPTSSSQEEKADKPPSNDKHPEPKLPSRKESNLPPRAYRRDDRERERERERDRDTDKDRDRDREWPADSSFKGRGRGEYYSRGRSYRGTYGGRGRGSRGRSRAEYPYREPRSRSDLPSVGGAAAFRNREESETRSESSDFEVIPKRRRRRGSDTDSESEGGRESASDTGPSDREPSTKPSRPLRRELPGEGRSGPHKPGFGPPNMGEKAGFRGDDESRPKPGFLPKGEPSRRGRGGLYSRRGGARERGGPRSAPLRRPMPRESSSQWPSKPMETFRPEEMESGSRYDNPPTDRRPPKSEGKKFVDGPQSSRERPRRSRPARPPRQDKPPRFRRLKEREAAVLGSGETASSLPAPLPPLPANAARSAPISLSPTLSRAPGTPVTMPAEAAATMSAPDLPSSIEAPLPETSSPTIAAVGTKSPDLSNQNSSDQANEEWETASESSDFNERREREERKGAAEASNEATTASAVAPALPQGSLTPNKSPPDGGVTQRRDGAPAAKRSFSSQRPTERQNRRGNSGAKPGRSYAGGKGERRGGAKAGRKGPLAHQNSESAAPTAGGAAQRPTKEQSARRKDETKQVSKKPKENALSQFDLNNYASVVIIDDHPEVTTTEDPQSSTNDDGFTEVVSRKQQKRLQDEEKRKKEEQTTQNWGKKGSGEKSRGGGGKLPPRFAKKQSSQQQQQQQQQQQQQQQQQQQQQQQQQQQQHQQQQQQQQQQQQSSQPQPVAASTPQAQQQPPISAPQHPHLPPTQPAASPQTLEGTVAPLPTIPPAAVDFTPKTLPPAPTQTHSTLGTELWENKVAGSTVLPDVKKLGPISPPQPPSVSAWNKPLTSFTGTVSSEGVKPGADGSVELAIDSIQFGAPSSAGSTDSDGVPALMETGLENKLPAPKEQRQKQPRAGPIKTQKLPEMEPVETKEYKPGPIGKERSLKNRKAKDARGGEGEGMEGGVPGGGVSRATDSSPPTSDTAVPELGGDIEGMITVPSADYISNSKESVTDYTAPSSSLADSVPTGVNKIEESLVANVALPHSLPLPRRETLQQNSSLSTVSPATVDLTLKMESARKAWENSPSLEKNSPATSSSSPITSCASSYSSFSSASMPQIPVASVTPSTSLSGSGTYTTSSLSTKTTTASDPPNICKVKPQQLQGGSLSSSSSSSSSSFSQLGCVPPLLQQQTPQVYVSQSAAGSAAQIPAFYMDTSHLFSTPHPRLAPPSLAQQQGFQPGLSQPTAVQQIPIPIYAPLQGQPQHQHTHQHSHQAQLGLGTGPPVSQPQDLFSSSLQPYRSQQAFMQNSLSQPSMMLSGPSLHSYASVQAPELGKPQSNLAYQQQSSTQHIPILFEPQLNQPSGMGGSQLIDTHLLQARQGMNQHSNMYSGQVQQHGQSSYYSNTQSPSSAMQQLSLSNFGSGGGQPLLALPPTPPQAQPPNINRQPPVSQPYRSIMGPNHNMMPPPTSKLQMEMDLKLFGSGMDVKPGTPPVGARSTTPTSSHYRASSTSPSSQSSKMNSMLYQKQFQPNSAGMRMTQHFPGQFNPQILSQPNIVSPLVRPPHTNSFAGGVQRSPMGPPMSANVGGGLMPHPRPQYPQHSQHLSRGPSGPSIVPRGTQAALKAEQDLKAKQRAEVLQSTHKFFSEQQQQQLKAPQVSKASRLDQGGKPSIDTSAQNHQAGVERPDSDKPPVSTAKPIRTGPIKPQAIKPEEGK
- the prrc2c gene encoding protein PRRC2C isoform X4 yields the protein MSEKSGQSTKAKDGKTKYATLSLFNTYKGKSLETQKTAVAARHGLQSLGKVAASRRMPPPANLPSLKAENKGNDPNVNIVPKDGSGWASRTEAEGERQQDTPPPQSKPAVIQPPELSIGSSRSWASSKQTQPDGAPRVSSHFHQEFPSLQAAGEAEKDDSQEEEPYGPGPSLRPQNVGSWREGGGRNLNTAPSPPEMENRVPEEGSTSLGTTTPPAEADEPGRNITADSQREKRDGRERPPSTGPPQPKLNGGQQPPAGVPTHFDPAFRSMMPPYMFHAYPQMSVSPGQGNFRYPVPQDGAKGSRSARPQQPPPQSWLLDPDRPSIISATELKELDNLDTDTDEGWAGAQMEVDYTEKLNFSDDEENQANKEKGENWDWMGKVERIRPRPTEGQEGWKEGSEDRGGNKTSRADNVDPRAPSPGSMGQYSKSTASQDYQGGSRSVSGAAPRGNKPQPASAPGADEDSDAWRQKRKKPSEVSEAVERARRRREEEERRMEEQRLAACAEKLKRLNEKHRQATEGKSSPAQSTADEAGAAHEIAPLSAPAPVSSPVPLVPVSQSQAPIMQAPLPEQVDEDKERMEQEWERVEPSAEEEVHLPPQPSPPVQRPVIVAPEPQSDGENSLAEVAPLMEENQPDRTTVPIQDYFNIEDNRVDEPHLSLPHMDTPSGEDVPVAPPQLEGEAAAAMRPSLTSGYSKQFQKSLPPRFLRQQEQMKQQQWQQQQQQSGGSVSPSGGGAVPTSQQQQQHRSMYQPMGPHHQHLASMGFDPRWLMMQSYMDPRMMSGRPPMDIPTNIHPGRMPPKQIVRREPGDNSSSSSDSFDHLTRPIRDHGLPSDSRMVWGSDPYPQSEPLPSVTPPKGRNDTKEQRIDSSLDLDRGLPAIYPQDHSALDSRKSNFFRDPTESLSTFTQGPEDSSGPLDRVSVASAFDSEEPGLPSGEEVEALGQAMLQRSVSQGSSHSLKLDEPRFDGLPLGTKSLDPQDTGERAEDKPQNELYSQASVTNNRATPPADGLHKQEKLPLPVPSKQKAELRWGGRSGAGRRDGPGGERPVRRSGPIKKPVLRDMKEEREQREEREKRHERGERGERSKKDQSSKAPSAAAVLSEGSRPQSEGKRESTELEETSAGHQRVRDSQPSSGPPTSSSQEEKADKPPSNDKHPEPKLPSRKESNLPPRAYRRDDRERERERERDRDTDKDRDRDREWPADSSFKGRGRGEYYSRGRSYRGTYGGRGRGSRGRSRAEYPYREPRSRSDLPSVGGAAAFRNREESETRSESSDFEVIPKRRRRRGSDTDSESEGGRESASDTGPSDREPSTKPSRPLRRELPGEGRSGPHKPGFGPPNMGEKAGFRGDDESRPKPGFLPKGEPSRRGRGGLYSRRGGARERGGPRSAPLRRPMPRESSSQWPSKPMETFRPEEMESGSRYDNPPTDRRPPKSEGKKFVDGPQSSRERPRRSRPARPPRQDKPPRFRRLKEREAAVLGSGETASSLPAPLPPLPANAARSAPISLSPTLSRAPGTPVTMPAEAAATMSAPDLPSSIEAPLPETSSPTIAAVGTKSPDLSNQNSSDQANEEWETASESSDFNERREREERKGAAEASNEATTASAVAPALPQGSLTPNKSPPDGGVTQRRDGAPAAKRSFSSQRPTERQNRRGNSGAKPGRSYAGGKGERRGGAKAGRKGPLAHQNSESAAPTAGGAAQRPTKEQSARRKDETKQVSKKPKENALSQFDLNNYASVVIIDDHPEVTTTEDPQSSTNDDGFTEVVSRKQQKRLQDEEKRKKEEQTTQNWGKKGSGEKSRGGGGKLPPRFAKKQSSQQQQQQQQQQQQQQQQQQQQQQQQQQQQHQQQQQQQQQQQQSSQPQPVAASTPQAQQQPPISAPQHPHLPPTQPAASPQTLEGTVAPLPTIPPAAVDFTPKTLPPAPTQTHSTLGTELWENKVAGSTVLPDVKKLGPISPPQPPSVSAWNKPLTSFTGTVSSEGVKPGADGSVELAIDSIQFGAPSSAGSTDSDGVPALMETGLENKLPAPKEQRQKQPRAGPIKTQKLPEMEPVETKEYKPGPIGKERSLKNRKAKDARGGEGEGMEGGVPGGGVSRATDSSPPTSDTAVPELGGDIEGMITVPSADYISNSKESVTDYTAPSSSLADSVPTGVNKIEESLVANVALPHSLPLPRRETLQQNSSLSTVSPATVDLTLKMESARKAWENSPSLEKNSPATSSSSPITSCASSYSSFSSASMPQIPVASVTPSTSLSGSGTYTTSSLSTKTTTASDPPNICKVKPQQLQGGSLSSSSSSSSSSFSQLGCVPPLLQQQTPQVYVSQSAAGSAAQIPAFYMDTSHLFSTPHPRLAPPSLAQQQGFQPGLSQPTAVQQIPIPIYAPLQGQPQHQHTHQHSHQAQLGLGTGPPVSQPQDLFSSSLQPYRSQQAFMQNSLSQPSMMLSGPSLHSYASVQAPELGKPQSNLAYQQQSSTQHIPILFEPQLNQPSGMGGSQLIDTHLLQARQGMNQHSNMYSGQVQQHGQSSYYSNTQSPSSAMQQLSLSNFGSGGGQPLLALPPTPPQAQPPNINRQPPVSQPYRSIMGPNHNMMPPPTSKMEMDLKLFGSGMDVKPGTPPVGARSTTPTSSHYRASSTSPSSQSSKMNSMLYQKQFQPNSAGMRMTQHFPGQFNPQILSQPNIVSPLVRPPHTNSFAGGVQRSPMGPPMSANVGGGLMPHPRPQYPQHSQHLSRGPSGPSIVPRGTQAALKAEQDLKAKQRAEVLQSTHKFFSEQQQQQLKAPQVSKASRLDQGGKPSIDTSAQNHQAGVERPDSDKPPVSTAKPIRTGPIKPQAIKPEEGK